A window of Carassius carassius chromosome 44, fCarCar2.1, whole genome shotgun sequence contains these coding sequences:
- the LOC132126200 gene encoding sulfotransferase 6B1-like, protein MSQVPAVNVLTSSMEEAAKMKNEDKLYKREGILYSTILSPPETLDKLKELEAREDDLILVAYPECGFNWMLSVLRKILNASTGKNEIQRNKRYKNEIHSLLENICSVLILVVFRNPKDTLISYYHFMNKNPVLPNAGPWDKFFSDFMAGEVAWGSYFDHALAWEKRLDDPNVMIVTYEELKQGLHDDFLSISGFFNLPLTDEQVSSIAGESTFRAMLENSQKSHGNIGSIFFRKGEVGNWKNHFSDAQSKQMDELFKAKLAGTNLRARLKYDLYCQ, encoded by the exons ATGAGTCAAGTACCAGCTGTGAATGTATTAACGTCTAGTATGGAGGAGGCAGCTAAGATGAAGAACGAAGACAAGCTTTATAAGCGAGAGGGAATCCTGTACTCCACGATCCTCAGCCCTCCAGAGACCCTGGACAAGTTAAAAGAGCTGGAGGCCAGAGAGGATGACCTTATCCTGGTGGCATACCCTGAATGTG GTTTTAACTGGATGCTGTCAGTCTTGCGTAAAATCTTGAATGCTTCCACTGGGAAAAATGAGATACAGAGAAACAAGAGATACAAAAATGAGATACATTCACTGTTAGAGAACATATGTTCAGTTTTG ATTCTGGTGGTGTTCAGAAACCCGAAAGACACACTCATCTCTTACTATCATTTCATGAACAAAAACCCGGTTCTGCCCAACGCTGGGCCGTGGGACAAGTTCTTCTCAGACTTCATGGCTGGTGAAG TTGCCTGGGGCTCTTATTTTGATCACGCTCTCGCCTGGGAGAAACGTCTAGACGACCCAAACGTGATGATCGTGACATATGAGGAACTAAAACAGG gccTTCATGATGACTTTTTAAGCATCTCAGGGTTCTTCAACCTTCCTCTGACCGATGAGCAGGTCAGCAGCATCGCTGGAGAAAGTACGTTCAGAGCCATGCTGGAAAACTCCCAGAAGTCTCATGGCAATATTGGCAGCATCTTCTTcaggaaag GTGAGGTGGGCAACTGGAAGAATCATTTTTCTGATGCCCAGAGCAAACAGATGGATGAGCTTTTCAAAGCCAAACTAGCTGGAACAAATCTCAGAGCCAGACTGAAGTATGACCTTTACTGCCAATAA